The Oxalobacteraceae bacterium OTU3CINTB1 genome includes a window with the following:
- the paaB gene encoding 1,2-phenylacetyl-CoA epoxidase subunit B yields MSKEWPLWEVFIRSQHGLAHKHVGSLHAPDAEMAVNNARDVYTRRNEGVSIWVVRAADIVASSPSDKGALFEPANSKVYRHPTFFSMPAEVKNL; encoded by the coding sequence ATGAGCAAAGAATGGCCCCTGTGGGAAGTATTCATCCGCAGCCAGCATGGCCTGGCGCACAAGCACGTCGGCAGCCTGCACGCCCCGGACGCCGAAATGGCTGTCAACAACGCGCGCGATGTCTACACGCGCCGCAATGAAGGCGTCAGCATCTGGGTGGTGCGCGCCGCCGACATCGTCGCCAGCAGCCCAAGCGACAAGGGCGCGCTGTTCGAGCCGGCTAACAGCAAGGTCTATCGCCACCCGACCTTCTTCTCGATGCCGGCCGAAGTCAAGAACCTGTAA
- the paaA gene encoding 1,2-phenylacetyl-CoA epoxidase subunit A, whose protein sequence is MYAQMVETGQSTVRTADDMAADERAFQARIDDGVKIEAKDWMPDAYRKTLIRQISQHAHSEIVGQLPEGNWVTRAPTLKRKSILLAKIQDEAGHGLYLYSAAETLGVSRDELLAALHSGKAKYSSIFNYPTLSWADMGAIGWLVDGSAIINQIPLCRCSYGPYARAMIRVCKEESFHARQGYDIMMSLARGTPEQKAMAQDALNRWWWPSLMMFGPSDAESVNSAQSAQWRIKLFSNDELRQRMVDQTVPQAEFLGLTVPDPDLKFNAETGHYEFGAIDWSEFHNVLKGNGPCNRERLRTRVKAWEDGAWFREALVVHADKQAAKAA, encoded by the coding sequence ATGTACGCACAAATGGTGGAAACCGGCCAGAGCACCGTACGCACGGCCGACGACATGGCCGCCGACGAGCGCGCCTTCCAGGCCCGCATCGACGACGGCGTCAAGATCGAGGCCAAGGACTGGATGCCGGACGCCTACCGCAAAACGCTGATCCGTCAGATCTCGCAGCATGCGCATTCGGAGATCGTCGGCCAGCTGCCGGAGGGGAACTGGGTCACGCGCGCGCCGACCCTGAAGCGCAAGTCCATCCTGCTGGCCAAGATCCAGGACGAGGCGGGTCACGGCCTGTATCTGTACAGCGCCGCGGAAACCTTGGGCGTGTCGCGTGACGAATTGCTGGCGGCCCTGCACAGCGGCAAAGCCAAATATTCCAGCATCTTCAACTACCCGACCTTGTCGTGGGCCGACATGGGCGCCATCGGCTGGCTGGTGGACGGCTCGGCCATCATCAACCAGATCCCGCTTTGCCGCTGCTCGTACGGGCCGTATGCGCGCGCCATGATCCGCGTCTGCAAGGAGGAGTCGTTCCACGCCCGCCAGGGCTACGACATCATGATGTCGCTGGCGCGCGGCACGCCGGAGCAAAAGGCGATGGCGCAGGATGCGCTCAATCGCTGGTGGTGGCCGTCGCTGATGATGTTCGGCCCTTCGGACGCCGAATCGGTCAACAGCGCGCAATCGGCGCAGTGGCGCATCAAGCTGTTCTCCAACGACGAACTGCGCCAGCGCATGGTCGACCAGACCGTCCCGCAGGCGGAGTTCCTCGGCCTGACGGTGCCCGACCCTGACCTGAAATTCAACGCGGAGACTGGCCATTACGAATTCGGCGCCATCGACTGGAGCGAATTCCACAACGTCTTGAAGGGCAATGGCCCGTGCAACCGCGAACGCCTGCGCACGCGAGTGAAAGCCTGGGAAGACGGCGCATGGTTCCGCGAGGCCCTGGTCGTCCACGCCGACAAACAGGCAGCAAAAGCCGCCTGA